Proteins from a single region of Zonotrichia leucophrys gambelii isolate GWCS_2022_RI chromosome 17, RI_Zleu_2.0, whole genome shotgun sequence:
- the FKBP15 gene encoding FK506-binding protein 15 isoform X2, whose product MFAAAEEDDADFLSPASGARLASLFGLDQTVSSQGNDFFQFTAPKQPKKGQTAAGQPQKAPAASGAPSVLAATAVLAYRYTNGQYLKQGKYGAAVVGNHTTKEYRILLYISQQQQITSARIHPGFVLTVQPNNYSTFYDDQRQNWSIMFESEKAAVDFSKQVCIAKCNSSAALDSVLCQDLVLGEGQGVEGGDSLEVAYTGWLFQNNGLGQVFDSNVNKDKLLRLKLGSGKVIKGWEEGMLGMKKGGRRFLIIPPAWAYGAQGVAARVPPDSTLVFEVELRRVKLAKEGSGSDGLSVSSRDSPAPSPVPSSDGFSSDSALVPPSTIPPKPGEPAVRAKSNSISEQLANPDVAKAKLISRMAKMGQPMLPFLAGTAGSQLDSSDSEIEDPNTLRGTTQPVASTRASQPAQAVLPTVSTQVPQASGAAPSVSSAALIPATIQPHSALPAGAQGFQAYPGVAFAYPQTAASASQLQPVGQMYPAPYQAPGDVTSFLMTEARQHNTEIRLAVSKVVDKMDHLAAQVEELKKQSSANSSLLPGISSVTMEASMIMSNIQRIIQENERLKQEIFEKSSRIEEQNEKISELIERNQRYVEQSNLLMEQRNHSLQTTNESTQARVLHAEQEKAKVAEELAAATAQVSQLQLELTAHQKKEMDLRKQLSCALQDAERQEAQLNKLQAQVAELQEASQDTQSRFKAEKQSRKQLDMKIAALEEELTDLRVEKETLERNLAERKKKSLSERAQAEEEMEEIRRSYQQELDKLRQLLKKARTSTDQAAAEQLSVIQAELESQCEAKWERALASAKEQHARQCQELCEQRDSLQHQLAQLEEKLTALKHSKKAEEQKLSEAQQRLEELEPIQEKFSALQADMGALRARYEERLRELHQHQDGSSPADYTEQVKKIMNGVFQSLRGEFELDEMYSGRTVLGVVMNTIKTVTLQLLSRQQEKAEHGSENEERGTGAGRQEGSPGARTEHREALQHSPALSPAAPADPGGVTRGSLQPGQAAPHPAGPRAPEETLSSGVTEEEEVQEHLPPTAGSSLDAEKEPVLAGQPVPGLEQGLDSVPIRRAGPEQDPSAVPSVAGAKPGEGDEAAPPASPAVEQKAEEAGGGLEPPPFNGEEENGTDPWDGADSELEPASVSSRAEPGSAVLGKAAGSQELGSNPRHTNSSLFEDDNFETASPEPLEREVAEEEEEEDIDMVVSMKGRPPPLPLFGDDDEDDLAAGGSSATRGCAGDLAAGGSSSTSACSDVSR is encoded by the exons ATGTTCGCGGCGGCCGAGGAGGACGACGCCGATTTCCTGTCCCCGGCCAGCGG AGCCAGATTAGCCTCTCTCTTTGGCCTGGATCAAACAGTCTCAAGCCAGGGAAATGATTTCTTCCAGTTCACTGCACCAAAGCAGCCCAAGAAGGGTCAGACAGCAGCTG ggcaGCCCCAGAAGGCCCCGGCAGCCTCGGGAGCCCCCTCGGTGCTGGCGGCCACGGCCGTGCTCGCCTATCGATA TACAAATGGGCAGTACTTGAAGCAAGGCAAGTATGGAGCAGCTGTAGTGGGGAACCACACCACCAAAGAG TACAGGATCCTCCTTTAcatcagccagcagcagcagatcacCTCTGCAAGGATCCACCCAGGCTTTGTGCTCACG GTTCAGCCCAACAATTACAGCACGTTCTATGATGATCAGAGGCAGAACTGGTCCATCATGTTTGAGtcagaaaaggcagcagtggATTTCAGTAAGCAG GTGTGCATTGCCAAGTgcaacagctctgcagccctggacTCAGTCCTCTGCCAGGATCTCGTCCTGGGAGAAGGGCAGGGGGTGGAAGGAGGAGACTCCCTGGAGGTTGCCTATACAGGATGGCTGTTCCAGAACAACGGCCTTGGGCAG GTGTTTGACTCTAATGTTAACAAAGACAAGCTGCTGCGGCTGAAGCTGGGCTCTGGAAAGGTCATCAAG GGCTGGGAAGAAGGAATGCTGGGCATGAAGAAAGGAGGGCGAAGGTTCCTCATCATTCCTCCAGCCTGGGCCTACGGGGCTCAGGGCGTGGCTGCTCGAGTGCCCCCAGACTCCACTCTGGTGTTTGAGGTGGAGCTCAGGAGG GTGAAGCTGGCAAAGGAGGGCTCTGGTTCAGATGGGCTGAGTGTCAGTTCCAGGGATTCCCCTGCACCTTCTCCAGTTCCCAGCTCAGATGGCTTCTCCTCAGACTCTGCTTTAGTGCCTCCCTCCACCATCCCTCCAAAGCCTGG GGAGCCAGCTGTCCGGGCCAAGTCCAACTCCATCAGTGAGCAGCTTGCA AACCCAGATGTGGCAAAGGCAAAGCTGATTTCTCGGATGGCCAAAATGGGACAGCCCATGCTGCCTTTCcttgctgggacagcagggagccagCTGGACTCCAGTGACTCAGAAATAGAG GATCCCAATACTCTGAGAGGGACAACACAGCCAGTGGCTTCAACCAGAGCCTCCCAGCCAGctcaggcagtgctgcccacaGTGTCCACACAAG tACCTCAAGCATCTGGTGCTGCACCTTCAGTATCTTCTGCTGCTTTAATTCCTGCAACGATCCAGCCCCattcagctctgcctgcaggagcacaaGGCTTTCAG GCATATCCAGGAGTGGCATTTGCTTACCCCCAAACTGCTGCATCTGCCTCTCAACTGCAGCCTGTGGGTCAGATGTATCCTGCTCCTTACCAAG ccCCTGGAGATGTCACTTCCTTTTTGATGACAGAAGCTCGGCAGCACAACACTGAAATCCGACTGGCTGTGAGCAAAGTCGTGGATAAAATGGATCACCTGGCTGCCCAG GTGGAGGAGCTGAAGAAGCAAAGCAGTGCcaacagctccctgctgcctggcaTCTCCTCTGTCACCATGGAGGCCTCCATGATCATGAGCAACATCCAGCGCATCATCCAG GAGAATGAGAGGCTGAAGCAGGAGATATTTGAGAAGAGCAGTCGGATTGAGGAGCAGAATGAGAAGATCAGTGAGTTGATTGAACGCAACCAGAG GTATGTGGAGCAGAGTAACCTGCTGATGGAGCAGAGGAACCACTCCCTGCAGACCACAAACGAGAGCACGCAGGCAAGAGTGTTGcatgcagagcaggagaag GCCAAAGttgcagaggagctggcagctgccacagcccaggtttcccagctgcagctggagctcacTGCCCACCAGAAGAAGGAGATGGACCTGAGgaagcagctctcctgtgctctgcaggatgCAGAGAGACAGGAGGCACAGCTCAAcaagctgcaggcacaggtggCAG agctgcaggaagcctCCCAGGACACTCAGAGCAGGTTCAAGGCTGAGAAGCAGAGCCGCAAACAGCTGGATATGAAAATTGCAGCACTGGAGGAAGAGCTGACAGACCTGAGGGTGGAAAAGGAGACTCTGGAAAGG aatcttgcagagaggaagaagaaatctCTGTCAGAGCGAGctcaggcagaggaggagatggaggagatTCGCAGGTCGtaccagcaggagctggacaagctcaggcagctcctgaaaAAGGCCCGGACCTCGACtgaccaggcagcagcagagcag CTGTCAGTgatccaggcagagctggagtcCCAGTGTGAGGCCAAGTGGGAGCGTGCCCTGGCCTCAGCCAAGGAGCAGCACGCCcggcagtgccaggagctgtgtgagcagagggactccctgcagcaccagctggccCAGCTGGAAGAGAAG CTCACAGCTCTCAAACACTCAAAAAAAGCAGAGGAGCAAAAATTGTCTGAGGCTCAGCAACgtttggaggagctggagcctATCCAAGAGAAG ttctcagccctgcaggcagaCATGGGGGCACTGAGGGCTCGCTACGAGGAACGGCTCCGAGAGCTGCACCAGCATCAGGATGGATCTTCCCCTGCAGACTACACTGAGCAA GTAAAGAAGATCATGAATGGTGTATTTCAGTCTCTTCGGGGAGAATTTGAGCTGGATGAGATGTACAGTGGCAGGACAGTCCTGGGGGTGGTCATGAACACTATCAAG actgtgacactgcagctgctcagcaggcagcaggagaaagcagagcaTGGCAGCGAAAATGAGGAAcgtggcacaggagcagggagacaGGAGGGATCCCCTGGAGCAAGGACTGAGCACAGAGaggccctgcagcacagcccagccctgagccctgcagccccagctgacCCTGGGGGAGTGACCAgaggctccctgcagccaggccaggctgctcctcaccctgctgggcCCAGAGCTCCTGAGGAGACACTCAGCAGTGGGGtgacagaggaagaggaggttcAGGAGCATCTGCCTCCCACAGCTGGTTCCAGCCTGGATGCTGAGAAGGAGCCTGTGCTTGCAGGACAGCCTGttcctgggctggagcaggggctggacagTGTTCCCATCAGGAGGGCTGGCCCAGAACAGGATCCCTCTGCTGTGCCTTCTGTTGCAGGAGCCAAGCCAGGAGAGGGGGATgaggcagcacctccagcatctccagctgtGGAGCAGAAGGCAGAGGAGGCTGGGGGAGGTTTAGAACCTCCTCCCTTtaatggggaggaggagaatggCACAGACCCATGGGATGGAGCTGACTCTGAGCTGGAACCTGCCTCAGtgtccagcagagcagagccaggctcagctgtgctgggaaaagctgcaggatCTCAGGAACTGGGCTCCAATCCCAGGCACACAAATTCCAG CCTCTTTGAGGATGACAACTTTGAAACAGCATCTCCTGAACCACTGGAGCGTGAGGTTgccgaggaggaggaagaggaggatatTGATATGGTGGTG AGCATGAAGGGGCGTCCCCCTCCCCTGCCGCTCTTcggtgatgatgatgaagatgaccTGGCAGCAGGGGGCTCCTCTGCCACTCGTGGCTGTGCAGGTGACCTGGCAGCAGGGGGCTCTTCCTCCACCAGTGCGTGCTCAGACGTGTCACGCTGA
- the FKBP15 gene encoding FK506-binding protein 15 isoform X3, whose translation MFAAAEEDDADFLSPASGARLASLFGLDQTVSSQGNDFFQFTAPKQPKKGQTAAGQPQKAPAASGAPSVLAATAVLAYRYTNGQYLKQGKYGAAVVGNHTTKEYRILLYISQQQQITSARIHPGFVLTVQPNNYSTFYDDQRQNWSIMFESEKAAVDFSKQVCIAKCNSSAALDSVLCQDLVLGEGQGVEGGDSLEVAYTGWLFQNNGLGQVFDSNVNKDKLLRLKLGSGKVIKGWEEGMLGMKKGGRRFLIIPPAWAYGAQGVAARVPPDSTLVFEVELRRVKLAKEGSGSDGLSVSSRDSPAPSPVPSSDGFSSDSALVPPSTIPPKPGEPAVRAKSNSISEQLANPDVAKAKLISRMAKMGQPMLPFLAGTAGSQLDSSDSEIEDPNTLRGTTQPVASTRASQPAQAVLPTVSTQVPQASGAAPSVSSAALIPATIQPHSALPAGAQGFQAYPGVAFAYPQTAASASQLQPVGQMYPAPYQAPGDVTSFLMTEARQHNTEIRLAVSKVVDKMDHLAAQVEELKKQSSANSSLLPGISSVTMEASMIMSNIQRIIQENERLKQEIFEKSSRIEEQNEKISELIERNQRYVEQSNLLMEQRNHSLQTTNESTQARVLHAEQEKHMLPVDRGWDQAKVAEELAAATAQVSQLQLELTAHQKKEMDLRKQLSCALQDAERQEAQLNKLQAQVAELQEASQDTQSRFKAEKQSRKQLDMKIAALEEELTDLRVEKETLERNLAERKKKSLSERAQAEEEMEEIRRSYQQELDKLRQLLKKARTSTDQAAAEQLSVIQAELESQCEAKWERALASAKEQHARQCQELCEQRDSLQHQLAQLEEKLTALKHSKKAEEQKLSEAQQRLEELEPIQEKFSALQADMGALRARYEERLRELHQHQDGSSPADYTEQVKKIMNGVFQSLRGEFELDEMYSGRTVLGVVMNTIKTVTLQLLSRQQEKAEHGSENEERGTGAGRQEGSPGARTEHREALQHSPALSPAAPADPGGVTRGSLQPGQAAPHPAGPRAPEETLSSGVTEEEEVQEHLPPTAGSSLDAEKEPVLAGQPVPGLEQGLDSVPIRRAGPEQDPSAVPSVAGAKPGEGDEAAPPASPAVEQKAEEAGGGLEPPPFNGEEENGTDPWDGADSELEPASVSSRAEPGSAVLGKAAGSQELGSNPRHTNSSLFEDDNFETASPEPLEREVAEEEEEEDIDMVVSMKGRPPPLPLFGDDDEDDLAAGGSSATRGCAGTW comes from the exons ATGTTCGCGGCGGCCGAGGAGGACGACGCCGATTTCCTGTCCCCGGCCAGCGG AGCCAGATTAGCCTCTCTCTTTGGCCTGGATCAAACAGTCTCAAGCCAGGGAAATGATTTCTTCCAGTTCACTGCACCAAAGCAGCCCAAGAAGGGTCAGACAGCAGCTG ggcaGCCCCAGAAGGCCCCGGCAGCCTCGGGAGCCCCCTCGGTGCTGGCGGCCACGGCCGTGCTCGCCTATCGATA TACAAATGGGCAGTACTTGAAGCAAGGCAAGTATGGAGCAGCTGTAGTGGGGAACCACACCACCAAAGAG TACAGGATCCTCCTTTAcatcagccagcagcagcagatcacCTCTGCAAGGATCCACCCAGGCTTTGTGCTCACG GTTCAGCCCAACAATTACAGCACGTTCTATGATGATCAGAGGCAGAACTGGTCCATCATGTTTGAGtcagaaaaggcagcagtggATTTCAGTAAGCAG GTGTGCATTGCCAAGTgcaacagctctgcagccctggacTCAGTCCTCTGCCAGGATCTCGTCCTGGGAGAAGGGCAGGGGGTGGAAGGAGGAGACTCCCTGGAGGTTGCCTATACAGGATGGCTGTTCCAGAACAACGGCCTTGGGCAG GTGTTTGACTCTAATGTTAACAAAGACAAGCTGCTGCGGCTGAAGCTGGGCTCTGGAAAGGTCATCAAG GGCTGGGAAGAAGGAATGCTGGGCATGAAGAAAGGAGGGCGAAGGTTCCTCATCATTCCTCCAGCCTGGGCCTACGGGGCTCAGGGCGTGGCTGCTCGAGTGCCCCCAGACTCCACTCTGGTGTTTGAGGTGGAGCTCAGGAGG GTGAAGCTGGCAAAGGAGGGCTCTGGTTCAGATGGGCTGAGTGTCAGTTCCAGGGATTCCCCTGCACCTTCTCCAGTTCCCAGCTCAGATGGCTTCTCCTCAGACTCTGCTTTAGTGCCTCCCTCCACCATCCCTCCAAAGCCTGG GGAGCCAGCTGTCCGGGCCAAGTCCAACTCCATCAGTGAGCAGCTTGCA AACCCAGATGTGGCAAAGGCAAAGCTGATTTCTCGGATGGCCAAAATGGGACAGCCCATGCTGCCTTTCcttgctgggacagcagggagccagCTGGACTCCAGTGACTCAGAAATAGAG GATCCCAATACTCTGAGAGGGACAACACAGCCAGTGGCTTCAACCAGAGCCTCCCAGCCAGctcaggcagtgctgcccacaGTGTCCACACAAG tACCTCAAGCATCTGGTGCTGCACCTTCAGTATCTTCTGCTGCTTTAATTCCTGCAACGATCCAGCCCCattcagctctgcctgcaggagcacaaGGCTTTCAG GCATATCCAGGAGTGGCATTTGCTTACCCCCAAACTGCTGCATCTGCCTCTCAACTGCAGCCTGTGGGTCAGATGTATCCTGCTCCTTACCAAG ccCCTGGAGATGTCACTTCCTTTTTGATGACAGAAGCTCGGCAGCACAACACTGAAATCCGACTGGCTGTGAGCAAAGTCGTGGATAAAATGGATCACCTGGCTGCCCAG GTGGAGGAGCTGAAGAAGCAAAGCAGTGCcaacagctccctgctgcctggcaTCTCCTCTGTCACCATGGAGGCCTCCATGATCATGAGCAACATCCAGCGCATCATCCAG GAGAATGAGAGGCTGAAGCAGGAGATATTTGAGAAGAGCAGTCGGATTGAGGAGCAGAATGAGAAGATCAGTGAGTTGATTGAACGCAACCAGAG GTATGTGGAGCAGAGTAACCTGCTGATGGAGCAGAGGAACCACTCCCTGCAGACCACAAACGAGAGCACGCAGGCAAGAGTGTTGcatgcagagcaggagaag CACATGCTGCCAGTGGATCGGGGCTGGGACCAG GCCAAAGttgcagaggagctggcagctgccacagcccaggtttcccagctgcagctggagctcacTGCCCACCAGAAGAAGGAGATGGACCTGAGgaagcagctctcctgtgctctgcaggatgCAGAGAGACAGGAGGCACAGCTCAAcaagctgcaggcacaggtggCAG agctgcaggaagcctCCCAGGACACTCAGAGCAGGTTCAAGGCTGAGAAGCAGAGCCGCAAACAGCTGGATATGAAAATTGCAGCACTGGAGGAAGAGCTGACAGACCTGAGGGTGGAAAAGGAGACTCTGGAAAGG aatcttgcagagaggaagaagaaatctCTGTCAGAGCGAGctcaggcagaggaggagatggaggagatTCGCAGGTCGtaccagcaggagctggacaagctcaggcagctcctgaaaAAGGCCCGGACCTCGACtgaccaggcagcagcagagcag CTGTCAGTgatccaggcagagctggagtcCCAGTGTGAGGCCAAGTGGGAGCGTGCCCTGGCCTCAGCCAAGGAGCAGCACGCCcggcagtgccaggagctgtgtgagcagagggactccctgcagcaccagctggccCAGCTGGAAGAGAAG CTCACAGCTCTCAAACACTCAAAAAAAGCAGAGGAGCAAAAATTGTCTGAGGCTCAGCAACgtttggaggagctggagcctATCCAAGAGAAG ttctcagccctgcaggcagaCATGGGGGCACTGAGGGCTCGCTACGAGGAACGGCTCCGAGAGCTGCACCAGCATCAGGATGGATCTTCCCCTGCAGACTACACTGAGCAA GTAAAGAAGATCATGAATGGTGTATTTCAGTCTCTTCGGGGAGAATTTGAGCTGGATGAGATGTACAGTGGCAGGACAGTCCTGGGGGTGGTCATGAACACTATCAAG actgtgacactgcagctgctcagcaggcagcaggagaaagcagagcaTGGCAGCGAAAATGAGGAAcgtggcacaggagcagggagacaGGAGGGATCCCCTGGAGCAAGGACTGAGCACAGAGaggccctgcagcacagcccagccctgagccctgcagccccagctgacCCTGGGGGAGTGACCAgaggctccctgcagccaggccaggctgctcctcaccctgctgggcCCAGAGCTCCTGAGGAGACACTCAGCAGTGGGGtgacagaggaagaggaggttcAGGAGCATCTGCCTCCCACAGCTGGTTCCAGCCTGGATGCTGAGAAGGAGCCTGTGCTTGCAGGACAGCCTGttcctgggctggagcaggggctggacagTGTTCCCATCAGGAGGGCTGGCCCAGAACAGGATCCCTCTGCTGTGCCTTCTGTTGCAGGAGCCAAGCCAGGAGAGGGGGATgaggcagcacctccagcatctccagctgtGGAGCAGAAGGCAGAGGAGGCTGGGGGAGGTTTAGAACCTCCTCCCTTtaatggggaggaggagaatggCACAGACCCATGGGATGGAGCTGACTCTGAGCTGGAACCTGCCTCAGtgtccagcagagcagagccaggctcagctgtgctgggaaaagctgcaggatCTCAGGAACTGGGCTCCAATCCCAGGCACACAAATTCCAG CCTCTTTGAGGATGACAACTTTGAAACAGCATCTCCTGAACCACTGGAGCGTGAGGTTgccgaggaggaggaagaggaggatatTGATATGGTGGTG AGCATGAAGGGGCGTCCCCCTCCCCTGCCGCTCTTcggtgatgatgatgaagatgaccTGGCAGCAGGGGGCTCCTCTGCCACTCGTGGCTGTGCAG GAACTTGGTGA